From a single Mobula birostris isolate sMobBir1 chromosome 13, sMobBir1.hap1, whole genome shotgun sequence genomic region:
- the LOC140208529 gene encoding uncharacterized protein — protein sequence MAHQQVHTRERLYTCSDCGKGFTKSSHLLRHQSVHTGERPFTCSDCGKGFTLSSQLKVHQRVHTGERPFTCSDCGKGFTLSSQLKVHQRVHTGERPFTCPDCGKRFTRSSHLQRHQRIHTGERPFTCTVCGKRFTRPSHLQAHWSVHTGERPFTCSMCGNRFTCSSHLKVHQRVHTGERPFICSDCGKGFTCSYQLKVHQLVHTGERPFTCSDCGKGFTCSSQLKVHQRVHTGERPFTCSVCGKGFTRSSHLQVHSSVHTGERPFTCSNCGKGFTQSSELKVHQRVHTGERPFTCSNCGKGFSQSSELKVHQRVHTGERPFTCSDCGKGFTCSSQLKAHRRVHTGERPFTCLHCGKGFTSSSQLKVHQRVHTGERPFTCSDCGKGFTQSPALMAHQRVHSGERPYTCSVCGKGFTQSCTLQRHERVHSGERPFTCSDCGKGFTQASELQAHRSVHTGEWPFTCSVCGKGFTWSTELQAHQSVHTGERPFTCSVCGKGFTKSYQLKVHQHVHTGERPFTCSDCGKGFTSSSQLLMHQRVHTGERPFTCRDCGKGFTRSSHLQRHQRVHTGERPFSCSVCGKGFTRSSNLQKHQRVHTE from the coding sequence atggctcaccagcaagttcacactagggagaggttgtacacctgctcggactgtgggaagggatttactaaatcatctcacctactgaggcaccagtcagtacacactggggagaggccattcacctgctccgactgtgggaagggattcactttgtcatcccaactgaaggtacatcagcgagttcacactggggagaggccgttcacctgctccgactgtgggaagggattcactttgtcatcccaattgaaggtacatcagcgagttcacactggggagaggccgttcacctgcccagactgtgggaagagattcactcggtcatctcatctacagagacaccagcgaattcacactggggagaggccattcacctgcacagtgtgtgggaagcgattcactcggccatcccacctacaagcacactggtctgttcacactggggagaggccgttcacctgctcaatgTGTGGGAatagattcacttgctcatcccacctgaaggtacatcagcgagttcacaccggggagaggccgtttatctgctcagactgcgggaagggattcacttgctcataccaactgaaggtgcatcagctagttcatactggagagaggccattcacctgctcagactgtgggaagggattcacttgctcatcccaactgaaggtacatcagcgagttcacactggggagaggccattcacttgctcagtgtgtgggaagggattcactcgatcatcccacCTGCAAGTACACTCgtctgttcacactggggagaggccattcacctgctcaaactgcgggaagggattcactcagtcatctgaactgaaggtacaccagcgagttcacaccggggaacggccgttcacctgctcgaactgcgggaagggattcagtcagtcatctgaactgaaggtacaccagcgagttcatactggagagcggccattcacctgctcagactgtgggaagggattcacttgctcatcccaactgaaggcacataggcgagttcacactggggagaggccgttcacctgcttgcactgtgggaagggatttacttcctcatcccaactgaaggtacatcagcgagttcacactggggagaggccgttcacctgctcagactgtgggaagggattcactcagtcacccgccctaatggcacaccagcgagttcacagtggggagcggCCGTAcacctgctctgtctgtgggaagggattcactcagtcatgcaccctacagagacacgagcgagttcacagtggggagcggccgttcacctgctcagattgtgggaaaggATTTACTCAGGCATCCGAACTACAGGCACACCggtcagttcatactggggagtggccgttcacctgctcagtctgtgggaagggattcacttggtcaactGAACTacaggcacaccagtcagttcatactggggagaggccgttcacctgctcagtctgtgggaagggattcactaagtcatatcaactgaaggtacatcagcacgttcacactggagagaggccgttcacctgctcagactgtggaaaaggattcacttcgtcatctcaactactgatgcaccagcgagttcacactggagagaggccgttcacctgccgagactgtgggaagggattcactcggtcatctcatctacagagacaccagcgtgttcacacaggggagaggccattcagctgctcagtgtgtgggaagggattcactcggtcatcgaatctacagaaacaccagcgagttcacaccgagtAG